A window from Candidatus Thorarchaeota archaeon encodes these proteins:
- a CDS encoding type II toxin-antitoxin system VapC family toxin, which translates to MSIFVDTSGFFDFYNSSSAKHEDAVETMKEIQKGRWGQIVTTNYVLDELLTLICYKIDHQSAVSFGKDLRKSDVVIVFIDKQLEKHAWNYFKALENSEISFTDYTSFVVINRLNVDSVFTFDRHFTMQGFNVVS; encoded by the coding sequence CTGTCTATCTTCGTTGATACCAGCGGGTTTTTTGATTTTTATAACAGTAGTTCCGCAAAGCATGAAGATGCAGTCGAAACAATGAAGGAGATACAGAAGGGTAGGTGGGGACAAATTGTGACTACTAACTATGTTCTTGATGAGCTCTTAACGCTTATTTGCTATAAGATTGACCATCAAAGCGCTGTTTCTTTTGGTAAAGATTTACGAAAATCAGATGTAGTTATTGTTTTCATTGATAAGCAGCTGGAAAAGCATGCTTGGAATTACTTCAAGGCACTCGAAAACTCTGAGATTAGTTTCACTGATTACACATCCTTTGTTGTAATAAATAGGCTAAATGTGGATTCTGTGTTCACTTTCGATAGACATTTCACAATGCAGGGCTTCAATGTTGTATCATGA